One Globicephala melas chromosome 18, mGloMel1.2, whole genome shotgun sequence DNA segment encodes these proteins:
- the SAP18 gene encoding histone deacetylase complex subunit SAP18: MLAVGVGGQGERLAGRRRKMAVESRVTQEEIKKEPEKPIDREKTCPLLLRVFTTNNGRHHRMDEFSRGNVPSSELQIYTWMDATLKELTSLVKEVYPEARKKGTHFNFAIVFTDLKRPGYRVKEIGSTMSGRKGTDDSMTLQSQKFQIGDYLDIAITPPNRAPPPSGRMRPY, translated from the exons ATGCTCGCTGTTGGGGTCGGAGGTCAGGGCGAGCGTCTAGCGGGCCGCAGGAGGAAGATGGCGGTGGAGTCGCGTGTTACTCAGGAGGAGATTAAGAAGGAGCCCGAGAAGCCCATCGATAGGGAGAAG ACCTGCCCGCTGTTGCTGCGCGTCTTCACCACCAACAACGGCCGCCACCACCGCATGGACGAGTTCTCCCGCGGAAACGTGCCGTCTAGTGAGCTGCAGATCTACACCTG gatggATGCAACCTTGAAAGAACTGACTAGTTTAGTAAAAGAAGTCTACCCAGAAGCCAGAAAGAAGGGCACACACTTCAATTTTGCAATTGTTTTTACAGATCTTAAAAGGCCTGGCTATCG AGTAAAGGAGATTGGCAGCACCATGTCTGGGAGAAAGGGGACTGACGACTCCATGACGCTGCAGTCGCAGAAGTTCCAAATCGGAGACTATCTGGACATAGCAATCACTCCTCCAAATCGGGCACCACCTCCTTCAGGGCGCATGAGGCCatactga